One part of the Myxococcales bacterium genome encodes these proteins:
- a CDS encoding transposase produces MMDSHRSTSWCSNPRHVSIETFFLASLMDDNVGTFAQSNTLRPGGNVDSSRSMERGLCCRAARIQRGRWRGPGLVVMAADVFRRLPLDWSLTGKGIGERTSMQKLVHRLPFKAGDVAVMDRGFPSRHLFSALIEHGVDIIARMSASKATAWKELKPFLSSNKKTAKVTLTLPGAKGNIELQVRVVERDAKPGRPRKGTKNERMVIVSTLSGKDGFDRKDIIKLYASRWGIESLFKEMKSFMQTEDFHSKSVQGCEQELISAMIWIALASFLQAEAERTLDGRRVVRTDCLRAAGNLLFAMLSGKSIIEQMDDDIAALRMFAYAPQQDRHYPRECKRPFGRTIQRGGA; encoded by the coding sequence ATGATGGACTCGCACCGCTCGACCAGCTGGTGCAGCAACCCACGGCATGTCTCGATCGAGACCTTCTTTCTTGCTTCACTGATGGACGACAACGTCGGTACCTTCGCCCAATCGAACACCTTGCGCCCTGGGGGAAACGTCGATTCATCGCGTTCGATGGAACGCGGGTTGTGTTGCCGCGCAGCGCGGATACAGCGAGGAAGATGGCGCGGCCCAGGGTTGGTGGTGATGGCTGCGGATGTGTTTCGCCGTCTTCCGTTGGATTGGTCCCTGACCGGAAAAGGCATCGGCGAGAGGACGTCCATGCAGAAGCTGGTTCACCGATTGCCGTTCAAGGCAGGCGACGTGGCCGTCATGGACAGAGGGTTTCCGAGTCGCCACCTGTTCTCAGCCTTGATTGAACATGGCGTTGACATCATTGCGAGAATGAGCGCATCGAAGGCGACGGCGTGGAAAGAGCTCAAGCCATTCTTGTCTTCAAACAAGAAGACCGCGAAAGTGACACTGACGCTTCCGGGGGCGAAAGGGAACATTGAGCTTCAGGTGCGCGTCGTCGAGCGCGACGCAAAGCCAGGCCGCCCGAGGAAAGGCACGAAGAACGAAAGGATGGTCATCGTGTCCACCTTGAGCGGAAAGGACGGATTCGATCGCAAAGACATCATCAAGCTCTACGCCTCTCGATGGGGAATCGAATCTCTCTTCAAGGAAATGAAGAGCTTCATGCAGACCGAGGACTTCCACAGCAAGAGCGTCCAAGGATGTGAACAGGAACTCATTTCCGCGATGATCTGGATAGCCCTGGCATCGTTCCTTCAAGCAGAAGCGGAGCGTACCCTTGATGGCCGACGCGTCGTTCGCACAGACTGCCTACGAGCGGCCGGTAATCTGCTCTTTGCGATGCTTTCAGGAAAATCCATCATTGAACAGATGGACGATGACATCGCTGCCCTTCGAATGTTCGCGTACGCCCCACAACAAGACAGGCACTATCCGAGGGAGTGCAAACGTCCCTTCGGTCGCACCATCCAAAGGGGTGGTGCTTAA
- a CDS encoding nucleotidyltransferase domain-containing protein, translating into MLIWLSVPIPFDALKAALAQGPSLRLALIFGSAATGSLRPDSDLDIAVLPKNPNLSLSDELALQVALTRAARRDVDLIRIDCAPTLLLWEIAKQGIVLHQSTDAESTRFKAEAAAEYIDFAPEYDRAAERFRERLAGTRKMSST; encoded by the coding sequence ATGCTGATTTGGTTGTCTGTACCAATTCCTTTCGATGCGCTGAAGGCTGCCCTGGCCCAAGGCCCCTCCTTGCGTCTTGCTCTGATATTTGGGTCAGCCGCTACAGGAAGCTTGCGGCCCGATAGCGACCTTGACATCGCCGTTCTTCCGAAGAACCCGAATCTTTCGCTTTCGGACGAACTTGCGCTGCAAGTGGCCCTGACCCGCGCCGCCCGACGTGACGTCGACTTGATCAGGATCGACTGCGCGCCCACGCTCTTGCTGTGGGAGATCGCAAAGCAGGGGATCGTTCTACATCAAAGTACAGATGCAGAGTCCACGCGCTTCAAGGCGGAGGCCGCTGCCGAGTACATTGACTTCGCCCCCGAGTATGATAGGGCGGCAGAACGTTTTCGAGAACGGCTAGCGGGCACGAGGAAAATGTCCAGCACATGA
- a CDS encoding site-specific integrase, whose amino-acid sequence MANYADSTRTPRTLTEREQRALLKVTGEHRAGYCDHCLYAMALGTGLREHELIALSVGDVFRDGRPRRRLLLSVFKGAGKAGGTQEVLLSESLRGKLRRFWAWKARERESLDDAAPLFVSRLGRRLSLRQVRHGFTVWQDRAAFERRVTFHMLRHSAVTNLYTLTKDIRLTQRFARHRSLVTTMVYTHPSEDDLVKAVEGLRC is encoded by the coding sequence ATGGCGAACTACGCCGACTCGACACGCACCCCACGGACTCTGACCGAACGCGAGCAGAGAGCCCTGCTCAAGGTCACCGGCGAGCACCGAGCGGGCTACTGCGATCACTGCCTGTACGCCATGGCCCTCGGCACGGGCCTGCGGGAGCACGAGCTCATCGCGCTCTCGGTCGGGGATGTGTTTCGGGACGGTCGGCCCAGGCGCAGGCTGCTGCTGTCGGTCTTCAAGGGCGCGGGCAAAGCCGGCGGCACGCAGGAGGTTCTCTTGAGCGAGTCCCTGCGCGGCAAGCTGCGCCGCTTCTGGGCCTGGAAGGCCCGGGAGCGTGAGAGCCTCGACGACGCAGCCCCGCTCTTCGTCAGCCGCCTCGGGCGGCGCCTGTCGCTCAGGCAGGTCCGCCACGGCTTCACCGTGTGGCAGGACCGGGCCGCGTTCGAGCGGCGCGTGACGTTTCACATGTTGAGGCACTCGGCCGTGACCAATCTCTACACGCTCACCAAGGACATCCGCCTCACGCAGCGTTTCGCCCGGCATCGCAGCCTCGTGACGACCATGGTCTACACGCACCCGAGCGAGGACGACCTGGTCAAGGCCGTCGAAGGCCTGCGATGCTGA
- a CDS encoding PDDEXK nuclease domain-containing protein, producing the protein MARSRKTFTKKTAPAKLAGYEGLFADVARVIEEARHSAVRTVNAVMTATYWLVGRRIVEAEQAGETRAEYGKEIVDRLSADLTERFGCGFGRSNLFQMRAFFLARRNIVQTASGQSSLPGDGTEKVQTASGQLGDAASLSEVAACFPLPWSHYVRLLAVKNENARAFYEDEALRGGWTVRQLDRQIQSQFYERTALSRNKAAMLTKGAQPRPEDHMTPEEEIKDPYVLEFLDLKDEYSETDLEAALIAKLEAFLLELGGDFTFVGRQRRLRVGDEWYRIDLLFFHRRLRCLVIIDLKIGKFTHADAGQMHLYLNYAREHWTLPDENPPVGLILCAEKNHAVAKYALEGLPNKVLATEYRTTLPKERVLVEAIETTKRQLETRSPAKPAAAKKTTARKRKPRR; encoded by the coding sequence ATGGCTCGGTCCCGCAAGACGTTCACGAAGAAGACCGCGCCGGCCAAGCTGGCCGGCTACGAGGGTCTTTTCGCAGACGTCGCCCGGGTGATCGAAGAGGCCCGGCATTCCGCCGTCCGCACCGTCAACGCCGTGATGACGGCAACCTACTGGCTCGTGGGTCGCCGCATCGTCGAAGCTGAGCAGGCCGGAGAGACCAGGGCCGAATACGGCAAGGAGATCGTCGACCGACTCTCGGCCGACCTCACTGAGCGCTTCGGGTGCGGATTCGGCAGGAGCAACCTGTTTCAGATGCGCGCGTTCTTCCTCGCGCGCCGCAACATTGTCCAGACAGCGTCTGGACAATCCTCTCTGCCTGGGGACGGGACCGAGAAAGTCCAGACAGCGTCTGGACAATTGGGGGATGCTGCCAGCCTGAGCGAGGTGGCAGCCTGCTTCCCGCTTCCGTGGTCTCACTACGTGCGCCTGCTCGCCGTGAAGAACGAGAACGCGCGGGCCTTCTACGAGGACGAAGCCCTGCGTGGCGGGTGGACGGTTCGCCAGCTCGACCGGCAGATCCAGTCTCAGTTTTATGAGCGAACCGCACTGTCGCGGAACAAGGCGGCGATGCTGACCAAGGGCGCTCAACCTCGGCCGGAAGACCACATGACTCCCGAGGAGGAGATCAAGGACCCGTACGTGCTCGAGTTCCTTGACCTCAAAGACGAGTACTCAGAGACGGACCTCGAGGCCGCGCTCATCGCAAAGCTCGAGGCGTTCCTGCTCGAGCTGGGTGGTGACTTCACCTTCGTCGGCCGCCAACGCCGCCTGCGCGTCGGCGACGAGTGGTACCGGATTGACCTCCTGTTCTTCCACCGGCGGCTGAGATGCCTGGTGATCATCGACCTGAAGATCGGCAAGTTCACGCACGCCGACGCCGGGCAGATGCACCTCTACCTCAACTACGCACGCGAGCACTGGACGCTACCGGACGAGAACCCACCGGTCGGGCTCATCCTGTGCGCCGAGAAGAACCACGCCGTCGCGAAGTACGCGCTCGAGGGCTTGCCCAACAAGGTCCTCGCCACCGAGTACCGCACGACCTTGCCGAAGGAGCGTGTGCTCGTGGAGGCCATCGAGACGACCAAGCGCCAGCTGGAGACGCGATCGCCCGCGAAGCCGGCGGCTGCCAAGAAGACGACCGCGCGCAAGCGAAAGCCTCGACGTTGA